A segment of the Acidobacteriota bacterium genome:
CGCTTGAGTCGTGCGCTCAGCCACGCACGGGCGACCGGCGAGGTGCTGCGCGCAAGGTTCGCTCGCCGCGGCGGGCGCGACGGATGACAAGGGTTGGTGGTGAGCGTTAGCGGGCGGCTTTTTTGTCGAAGGCGGGGGCGGGGCGCTCGGCGCGTGGAGGCCGGCGTCCCATGCCGCGGACGGAACGGATATCGAGCTTGAGCTCGGCGATGGTGCGCGAGAGCGTATTGCGGTGCATGCCCAGCTCGCGCGCGGCGCGGCACTGGTTGCCGCCGTTCTGCTCGAGCACGGTGAGCAGAAAGCGCTTCTTGAACTCGCGGACGGCTTCCGAATAGAGGATGCCGCTCTTGTGCATCTGCTGTACGAGCGCTTCGAGTTGGTCCTTCACGCAAGGCCTGCTTTCGTTTTCTTCCGGGTGCTCGCTTCGCGCTCACCCAAATCTGTTTCCCACATCCATGATCGGACGTGGCTAATCTTTTTTCGGCGCGGCGCCGGCCGGTGGCTGCGGTTGCGGCGGCGCGAGTTTTTCTTCTGCGGCCTTGCGGATGGCGAGCGTCCCTTCACGGAACTGCCGGCGCACGTCCTCGGGGGTGGTCCAGGAGAGCGCGCGAGCCCCAACCAGGAAATAACTTCCGACCACCGAACCCTCCATCGCCTGGGGATGGAAGGCGGCGACGGCGAGCGCGATGACGGCGCCGGCCAGCAGGCCGCGGAGCAGGCCGAAGGCGCCCCCGAAGACACGGTCCACGGGGCGGAGTCCGGCGGACTTCGCGGCGCTGCGGGCGATCTCACCCGCCAGCGAGAACAACAAGGTCGTGAGTATAAAGAGCGCGCAAAAAGCGCCGAAGTCAGCGATCGGCTGCGCCTTCACGTACGGCAAAAACCACGGTGAAACCCTGGCGTATCCCCAGGCCGCGATCACAAATCCAAAGACGACGCCGGCGAGGGAAAACGCCTCGTACAGAAACCCGCGCAACGCGGCAACCAGGACCGACAACGCGACGACGGCCAACAGGACCCAATCCAGCGTCGTCATGTCTTCGCGGGTCGCCGCCCGCCCCTCGCGCTCGTTCCGCGATCACCCGTTTCGTTCCTAAACCCGATACACAACGTCAGGCCTTGAGCTCGCGCCCGGTCAGACGCCGATACGCTTCTATGTATTTCTGGCTGGTCTTCCGGGCGACCTCTTCCGGAAGGGCCGGCGCCGGGGGCTGCTTGTTCCACTGGATGGACTCGAGATAATCGCGGACATACTGCTTGTCGAACGACTCCTGCGCGCCGCCGGGCTTGTACGTATCGGCCGGCCAGAAGCGGGAGGAGTCTGGAGTGAGGACTTCGTCGGCCAGCACGAGGCCCGCGCCGGTGTGTCCGAACTCGAACTTGGTGTCGGCGATGATGATGCCCTTGGTCAGGGCGTAACCGGCGGCTTGGTTATAGATCTTCAGGGTCAGGTCGCGGAGCTGCTCGGAGAGTTCCGGGCCGACGCGCTTGACCATGTCCGCAAACGTGATGTTCTCGTCGTGTCCGCTGGCGGCTTTTGTCGCGGGGGTGAAGATGGGCTGGGGGAGCTTGTCGGATTCCTTGAGGCCGGCGGGCAGCTTGATGCCGCAGACGGCGCCGGACTGCTGGTATTCCTTCCAGCCCGAGCCGGAGAGGTATCCGCGGGCGACGCACTCGACGGCGACCATGCCGGCCTTGGCGACGAGCATGGAGCGTCCCTCGAGCTGATCGCGGTAGGGCAGGAGCGCGGCGGGATACTGCGCGACGTCAGCGGTGACCAGGTGGCTGGGCACGAGCGGCTTCAGGAAATCGAACCAGAAAAGCGAGAGCTGCGTGAGCACGCGGCCTTTTTGCGGGATGCCGGTGGCGAGCACGTAATCGAATGCCGAGATGCGATCGGTGGCGACAAAGAGGAGGTGTCCGTTGAGCGCGTAGACATCGCGGACCTTGCCGGAGGCGTGCAAGGGAAGTCCGGGGAAATCGGTATGGAGCAGGACTTGGTCGGTTGTCTGGGTCACGGCAGGATGTTTTCTTTCTTCGTGAAGAGCAGAGGAGATTCTAGCCAGCGCAAAAAGTTTGTCAACGTTGTGCAGAGAGTGACGTTGTGGAAAGAAAAAAGTTTTCACTGGAAAAATCTTGACAAGCGAGCGGGAGAGGGAATCTGTGGATTGGTTTGTGGATGGGTGTGAAGAAAAATAATTGTGAAATGGTTACCGGGTTCCTCACGGCAGGTCTTCGTGGCGCTAGGGGTTCTTCGACTCGCGCTTGCTGACGCTCGCGCATCGCTCAGAATGACAACTGGACGCTGAATGCCGACGCGGCGAGTGTGATGGAGGTGGGCGGTGCTGCCAGCCGCTAAATATGCGGGTGCGACCGGTTAGCGGCGGCAAGATGCCGCCGCTACAGCCGGCGAGACGCCAGCGCTACTAGGCGCCGACGGCGGTGGGGCGGGAGGCCTTCTCGTCCGCGCCGAATTTGACGGAGAGGACCTTAGACACGCCTGGTTCCTGCATGGTTACGCCGTACATCACCGGGGCCATGGACATGGTCTTCTTGCTGTGGGTGATGAGGACGAACTGCGTCTGTACGCTCATCTCGCGGACGAGCTCGTTGAAGCGGCCGACGTTGGTCTCGTCGAGCGGAGCGTCCACTTCGTCGAGGATGCAGAACGGGCTCGGCTGGTACTGGAAGATGCCGACCAGGAGCGCGAGCGCGGTGAGCGCTTTCTCGCCGCCGGAGAGCAGCAGCACATTCTGCAGTTTCTTGCCCGGAGGCGAGGCGACCACGTCGATGCCGGATTCGGCGGAGTTCTCGAGATCGGTGAGGCGCATGAAGGCCTGGCCGCCGCCGAAGAGCTTGCGGAAGCTGAGCTGGAAGTACTCGTTGATGCGGTCGAAGGCTTCCTGGAACTTCTCCCTGGAGATGAGGTCGATCTCCTTGATGGTGGCCTGGGTGTTCTCGATGGAGTCGAGCAGGTCCTTGCGCTGGGTCTCGAGGAAGGCGTGGCGCTCGGCGGTCTCCTTGTATTCCTCGAGCGCCATCATGTTCACCGGGCCCATGGCTTCGAGGCGGGCGCGCATCTCGCGATACATCGCTTCCTCGGTGGCGAGGGTCTCGCCGGCGACGCGCAGCACGGTGTCATCCGCCTGGAGCGCAGCGATGGTGAGGTTCAGTTCGTTGAGACAGCTCTCCGCCATGTGCTGCATGTCGGACTGGAGACGGGCGGCGGTGGCGGAAAGCTCGCCGCGGCGGTCGCGGGCGGTGTCGAGCGCGGCGCGCAGGGACTTCAACTGCTCTTCGATGGCGGCGAGCGAAGCGCGCAGCTGCTCAGACTCGTGTTGCAGGGCAAGTCCGCGCTCGCGGACGGCGGCGCGCTCGGTCTCGAGCGCAACCAACTGTTCGGCGAGGTGGGCGTTCTGCTGTTGGCGCTGCTCGCGTTCGGAGCCGGCGGCGGCGATCTGGTCTTCGAGCGCGTTGACGCGCAGCGAGACCTCCTGCACCAGCGCCTGGATGCGCTGGAGCGAGGCCTCGGCGCCCTTGCGACGCTCGTCCATGGCGGCGAGCGAGGCCAGCATCTCGCTGGCGGCGCGGGCGGCGGCGGCGCGCGCGGCGTTGAGCTCGGCGAGCGTGGCTTGCGCGGTAGACATCTCGGCTTCGCACTGCACCCGGGTACCGTCGAGGGCAGCGACCTGCTGCTCGCGCTCGGCGACGAAGGCTTGTTTCTCCGCGCGCTCGGCTTCTACGCGCGACAGCTCGGCGCGGTAGGTCACCAGGCGGACTTCCGTCTTCGAGATCTCGCTGGACATCTGCTCGAGCGAATGGCCGGAGGTGAGCGCGAGCTTCTCCGCCTCGCGGCGTTCGGCCTCGAGATGGTCGAGCAGCCCAGTGAGCTCGGCGATCTCCTTGCCGAGGGTTGCGATCTTCAATTCATCGCTGCGCACGGCGCGCTCGAGCTCGTCGAGCTGTTTCTCGACCTCACGCAGGTCGCGCTTCATCGAGAGTGGTCCCTCGGCGCGCTGCTTGCCGCCGGTGACGGTGACGTTATGGAAACACTCGCCCGAGGCGGAGAGGAAGAACGCGTCCGGATTATCGAGTGCGAGATCGCGAGCGACGGCGGAATCGGCGGTGATGTAGCCATCGCGCAGCTTGGGCAGGATGACTTCGAGCGATTTGCCAAAGCCGTTGAGCACCTTGATGCAATCTTTCAGTGGGACGATGGGCCGCGAAGGCGGTTGCGGACCGCGGGGCGTCGAGCGCGACTCATCGAGGTTGAAGCTGAAGCGGGCCTGCGAATCGTTGGGATGGACGAGGAAGGTGGCGCGTCCGTCGGCGCCGGTGCGCAGCATCTCGAGGCCGGCGTCGGCTGCGTCCCACGACTTGACGACGACGTAGTTGAGCTCGTCGCGCAGGAAGTCTTCGACCACGTTCTCATATTGGCCTTCGACCTCGAGGAAGTCGGCGAGCACGCCGACGGGGCGGAATCCCTTATCGATCACGCCCGACTGGAACAGGCGCTTCACCGATTCGGTGGAGTAGCCATGCTCGGCGATCACCGATTCGAGCGAGCTGCGCTTGCCGAGGGCACTGGCAAACTCGGCGCGCAGGCCGTCGAGGCGCTGCTTGGCAGAAGTCTCTTCGGCGCGCTTGGCTTCGATGGCAGCGCGGCCTGCGGTGACGGCTACGGCGAGCTGGTTCACGCGGCTGGTGGCGGACTCGAACTCGAGTGAAAGATGCGAGCGGCGCGAGCCGACTTGGTCGATCTCACTGCTGGCGGCGGCGATCTCGCGAGCGAGGCGTTGGGCCTCGCGGTCGAGGGCGGCGACGTTCTCGGCGGCTTGCGCGATCTGGTTGCGGACGCCGGAGACCTGCGCGACCAGCTCCATGATCTGGGCGCGGCGCTGATCTTGCGCGCGCTCGACCGCGCTGAGCGTTGCCGCGGCCGAGGCGGCGCGCTGCTGCGCCAGCTCGGCTTCGGAGCGGGAGGCAGCGACGTCTGAGGCGGCCGATTCCACGATGGACTGGTTGGCGGCGAGCTCGCTCGAGAGCGTGGTGAGCTGCTTCTGGTTGCGTCCCAGCTCCGACTGACTTGCGCCGATGCGGACTTCGAGCTCCCCACAGCGTTCGTGATTGTGCGCGCGTTGCGCGGTGGCGCGGTCGAGTTCCAGAGTGATCTCGCTGGCGCGCGCGGCGTTTTGCCGGGTCTCCGACTGGAGCGCGTAGCCGCGCTCGGCACCGGTGACGTGCTCGGCTTCGAGGCGTTCGAGCTCGGCGGTGCGGGAGTGGAGCTCGGCGGTGAGCGCGGCGAGGTCGCGCTCGAGCTGCGTGGCTTGCTGCTCGAGCTCGGCATACTTGGAAGCGAGGACGAGGCGCAGCTTCTCGCGCATCTCATCGCGCAGTTTGGCATAGCGCTCGGCCTTCGAGGACTGG
Coding sequences within it:
- a CDS encoding histidine kinase produces the protein MKDQLEALVQQMHKSGILYSEAVREFKKRFLLTVLEQNGGNQCRAARELGMHRNTLSRTIAELKLDIRSVRGMGRRPPRAERPAPAFDKKAAR
- a CDS encoding CvpA family protein, translating into MTTLDWVLLAVVALSVLVAALRGFLYEAFSLAGVVFGFVIAAWGYARVSPWFLPYVKAQPIADFGAFCALFILTTLLFSLAGEIARSAAKSAGLRPVDRVFGGAFGLLRGLLAGAVIALAVAAFHPQAMEGSVVGSYFLVGARALSWTTPEDVRRQFREGTLAIRKAAEEKLAPPQPQPPAGAAPKKD
- a CDS encoding phosphoribosylaminoimidazolesuccinocarboxamide synthase, producing MTQTTDQVLLHTDFPGLPLHASGKVRDVYALNGHLLFVATDRISAFDYVLATGIPQKGRVLTQLSLFWFDFLKPLVPSHLVTADVAQYPAALLPYRDQLEGRSMLVAKAGMVAVECVARGYLSGSGWKEYQQSGAVCGIKLPAGLKESDKLPQPIFTPATKAASGHDENITFADMVKRVGPELSEQLRDLTLKIYNQAAGYALTKGIIIADTKFEFGHTGAGLVLADEVLTPDSSRFWPADTYKPGGAQESFDKQYVRDYLESIQWNKQPPAPALPEEVARKTSQKYIEAYRRLTGRELKA
- the smc gene encoding chromosome segregation protein SMC, encoding MLKLKKLQILGFKSFCDRTELKFHGEGMAAIVGPNGCGKSNIADAISWVLGEQSAKTLRGTRMEDVIFAGTRDRKPMGMAEVSLTLIDPEVFEGADLSADTEIDVQADLPDDWDEAELRATSQETAEQYIDEVQPGPEETGSPFSRASADEPPVETGLAPSPEETAVPPFPDAAANPSGVVLKIRRRKFAPQEKRGQIVVTRRLFRTGDSEYLINGKLARLRDIQEIFMGTGLGPESYAIIEQGRIGQILSSKPHDRRAIIEEAAGITKFKTKKRLAEARLEEAKLNLARVNDIFEEVARQMNSLKRQSSKAERYAKLRDEMREKLRLVLASKYAELEQQATQLERDLAALTAELHSRTAELERLEAEHVTGAERGYALQSETRQNAARASEITLELDRATAQRAHNHERCGELEVRIGASQSELGRNQKQLTTLSSELAANQSIVESAASDVAASRSEAELAQQRAASAAATLSAVERAQDQRRAQIMELVAQVSGVRNQIAQAAENVAALDREAQRLAREIAAASSEIDQVGSRRSHLSLEFESATSRVNQLAVAVTAGRAAIEAKRAEETSAKQRLDGLRAEFASALGKRSSLESVIAEHGYSTESVKRLFQSGVIDKGFRPVGVLADFLEVEGQYENVVEDFLRDELNYVVVKSWDAADAGLEMLRTGADGRATFLVHPNDSQARFSFNLDESRSTPRGPQPPSRPIVPLKDCIKVLNGFGKSLEVILPKLRDGYITADSAVARDLALDNPDAFFLSASGECFHNVTVTGGKQRAEGPLSMKRDLREVEKQLDELERAVRSDELKIATLGKEIAELTGLLDHLEAERREAEKLALTSGHSLEQMSSEISKTEVRLVTYRAELSRVEAERAEKQAFVAEREQQVAALDGTRVQCEAEMSTAQATLAELNAARAAAARAASEMLASLAAMDERRKGAEASLQRIQALVQEVSLRVNALEDQIAAAGSEREQRQQQNAHLAEQLVALETERAAVRERGLALQHESEQLRASLAAIEEQLKSLRAALDTARDRRGELSATAARLQSDMQHMAESCLNELNLTIAALQADDTVLRVAGETLATEEAMYREMRARLEAMGPVNMMALEEYKETAERHAFLETQRKDLLDSIENTQATIKEIDLISREKFQEAFDRINEYFQLSFRKLFGGGQAFMRLTDLENSAESGIDVVASPPGKKLQNVLLLSGGEKALTALALLVGIFQYQPSPFCILDEVDAPLDETNVGRFNELVREMSVQTQFVLITHSKKTMSMAPVMYGVTMQEPGVSKVLSVKFGADEKASRPTAVGA